A single region of the Ziziphus jujuba cultivar Dongzao chromosome 10, ASM3175591v1 genome encodes:
- the LOC107410238 gene encoding TATA-binding protein-associated factor BTAF1 isoform X3, translated as MDVNDMIRDEDLIVQNSHGNGINQRLYVSRNIQQLVANMVPSVISKRPSPREMNLLKRKAKVNSKDQGKGWSEDGDVEVSYTQNTPTPGSCPDTSRLKKAFIDVNREEDNIENDKDGWWPFQSFVEQLILDMFDPVWEVRHGSVMALREILTHQGASAGVFMPEISSDGASFVELEDEYTSYTIKREREIDLNMQFPTYESEPSLKRAKIEDASCPWMETVVSASNNCNLGVSLEAEVDGLNLPSEHGNFNASSVKVEPESYIDAVWCSSKEAADTTDSMDCKNNKISLEKHDIQKNPAQNYELMNFVKLARHSWLKNSEFLQDCAIRFLCVLSLDRFGDYVSDQVVAPVRETCAQALGVVFKYMHPTLVHETLNILLEMQVNLIPEWEIRHGSLLGIKYLVAVRQEMLHELLGRVLPACKAGLEDPDDDVRAVAAEALIPTASAIVGLQTHMLHSIVMLLWDILLDLDDLSPSTSSVMNLLAEIYSQEEIIPKMMGTLSLKENQEFDLNELDELDDTGEEIYTQENPFMLSTLAPRLWPFMRHSITSVRYSAIRTLERLLEAGYKRKISESSSASFWPSFILGDTLRIVFQNLLLESNEEIVQCSERVWRLLVKCPAEDLELVASSYMSSWIELATTPYGSVLDATKLFWPAALPRKSHVRAAAKMRAVMLENESHRNIGLESSEATIPQERIGDASTNSFKIIVGADVETSVTHTRVVTAAALGIFASKLHEKSMQYVVDPICNALTSLSGVQRQVASMVLISWFKEINGWDASENPGVMPSFPNHLKSWLLDLLACSDPAFPTKDSILPYSELSRTYSKMCSEAAQLLRAIESSGMFDNFLSTTKFELERLSADDAINLASKIPTLSDDKVGNDTLGRHVDEVESAKQRLLTTSGYLKCVQNNLHVSVSALVAASVVWMSELPARLNPVILPLMASVRREQEEKLQEKAAEALAELIFHCISRKPNPNDKLIKNICSLTCMDPCETPQAAVISSMETIDDQDLLSYGTGTGKQKSRAQMLAGGEDRSKVEGFISRRGSELALRHLCKKFGASLFDKLPKMWDCLTEVLTEDEKQITKTIGAVKDPQILINNIQVVRAIAPLLDDALKPKLLTLLPCLFNCIRHSHVAVRLASSRCITSMAKSMTVLVMGAVVENSIHMLGDSTSASARQGAGMLISMLVQGLGVELVPYAPFLVVPLLRCMSDCDQSVRQSVTHSFAALVPLLPLARGLPPPAGLSESFSRSAEDAQFLEQLLDNSHIDDYKLFTDLKVTLRRYQQEGINWLAFLKRFKLHGILCDDMGLGKTLQASAIVASDIVEHRSSNNSEGISPSLIICPSTLVGHWAFEIEKYIDVSVISTLQYVGSAQERISLREQFNKHNVVITSYDVVRKDSDYLGKLMWNYCILDEGHIIKNAKSKITLAVKQLKAQHRLILSGTPIQNNIMDLWSLFDFLMPGFLGTERQFQATYGKPLVAAKDPKCSAKDAEAGALAMEALHKQVMPFLLRRTKDEVLSDLPEKIIQDRYCDLSHVQLKLYEQFSGSDVRQEISSMVKVNESADTGEASGVSSKASSHVFQALQYLLKLCGHPLLVLGEKIPDSVACCLSELLPAGSDIISELHKLCHSPKLVALQEILEECGIGVDAPNSESSVNVGQHRVLIFAQHKAFLDIIERDLFQTHMKSLTYLRLDGSVEPERRFEIVKAFNSDPTIDALLLTTHVGGLGLNLTSADTLVFMEHDWNPMRDHQAMDRAHRLGQKKVVNVHRLIMRGTLEEKVMSLQKFKLSVANAVINSENASMKTMNTDQLLDLFASAETSRKGTSVSKRTDRNISDPTLMGNKKGLKAILGSLEELWDESQYTEEYNLSQFLSKLNG; from the exons ATGGATGTTAATGATATGATAAGAGATGAGGACCTTATTGTGCAGAACTCTCATGGGAATGGAATAAATCAAAGACTTTATGTTTCACGTAATATTCAGCAGCTAGTTGCAAATATGGTTCCTAGCGTAATATCAAAAAGACCAAGTCCAAGGGAGATGAATCTTCTAAAACGTAAAGCTAAAGTAAATTCAAAAGATCAAGGAAAGGGTTGGTCTGAGGATGGGGATGTGGAGGTTTCATATACTCAAAATACGCCAACACCAGGCTCATGTCCTGATACATCACGTCTTAAAAAG GCATTTATAGATGTTAACCGTGAAGAAGACAACATTGAAAACGACAAAGATGGTTGGTGGCCTTTCCAGAGTTTCGTTGAGCAACTGATCCTTGATATGTTTGATCCTG TCTGGGAAGTTCGTCATGGGAGTGTAATGGCTTTAAGAGAAATTTTAACCCATCAAGGTGCTTCTGCTGGAGTATTTATGCCTGAAATAAGCTCAGATGGTGCATCATTTGTTGAGTTAGAAGATGAATATACATCTTATAcaattaagagagagagagagattgatttGAATATGCAATTTCCAACATATGAGTCTGAACCAAGTCTGAAAAGGGCGAAGATTGAAGATGCATCATGTCCATGGATGGAAACAGTTGTCTCTGCTAGCAATAATTGTAATTTGGGTGTAAGCTTAGAGGCTGAAGTTGATGGATTGAATTTGCCTTCAGAGCATGGCAATTTTAATGCCAGTTCTGTTAAGGTGGAGCCAGAATCTTACATTGACGCTGTGTGGTGTTCAAGTAAAGAAGCAGCTGATACAACTGATTCCATGGattgcaaaaataataaaatttcacttGAAAAACatgatattcaaaaaaatcCTGCTCAAAATTATGAGCTCATGAACTTTGTCAAACTGGCTAGGCATTCTTGGCTTAAGAATTCTGAATTTCTTCAAGATTGTGCAATCCGTTTCCTATGTGTTCTGTCACTAGACCG TTTTGGAGATTATGTATCTGATCAGGTTGTTGCCCCAGTACGGGAAACCTGTGCACAGGCATTAGGTGTCGTGTTCAAGTACATGCATCCCACATTAGTTCATGAAACATTGAATATCTTGCTGGAGATGCAGGTAAATTTAAT ACCAGAATGGGAAATTCGTCATGGAAGCTTGCTGGGTATCAAGTATTTGGTTGCTGTACGGCAG GAGATGCTTCATGAATTGCTTGGACGTGTCCTCCCGGCATGTAAAGCTGGGCTTGAGGACCCTGATGATGATGTTCGAGCAGTAGCTGCAGAGGCTTTAATACCAACAGCATCTGCCATTGTTGGGTTACAGACTCACATGTTGCATTCTATTGTAATGCTACTTTGGGATATTTTACTTGATTTGGACGATTTAAGTCCATCTACTAGCAG TGTTATGAATCTGTTGGCTGAAATCTATTCCCAAGAAGAAATTATTCCTAAAATGATGGGGACATTGTCACTAAAAGAGAACCAAGAGTTTGATCTGAATGAGCTAGATGAGCTTGATGATACTGGAGAAGAAATATACACACAAGAAAATCCTTTTATGCTATCAACATTGGCCCCACGTTTATGGCCTTTTATGAGGCACAGTATCACATCAGTCCGTTATTCGGCTATTCGCACTTTG GAGCGACTGCTTGAAGCAGGATACAAAAGGAAGATTTCCGAGTCTTCAAGTGCTTCATTTTGGCCATCTTTTATTTTGGGTGATACCCTTAGAATTGTTTTCCAGAATTTGCTGCTGGAATCAAATGAGGAAATTGTGCAATGTTCAGAGAGGGTTTGGAGGCTCCTTGTTAAG TGCCCAGCAGAGGACCTAGAACTTGTTGCAAGTTCATATATGTCTTCATGGATAGAACTTGCAACTACTCCATATGGTTCAGTATTGGATGCCACAAAATTATTTTGGCCTGCTGCTCTTCCTCGAAAAAGTCATGTTAGAGCAGCAGCAAAAATGAGAGCTGTGATGCTTGAAAATGAGTCTCATAGAAACATTGGCTTGGAATCGTCAGAGGCAACTATTCCACAGGAAAGGATTGGAGATGCTTCCACCAATTCTTTTAAGATAATTGTTGGTGCTGATGTGGAAACATCAGTAACTCATACAAGAGTTGTTACAGCTGCAGCATTGGGAATTTTTGCATCTAAGCTGCATGAGAAGTCTATGCAATATGTAGTTGATCCAATTTGCAATGCACTTACCTCTTTATCTGGTGTCCAGCGGCAG GTGGCATCTATGGTTCTTATTTCTTGGTTCAAAGAGATAAATGGCTGGGATGCTTCTGAAAACCCTGGAGTCATGCCGAGCTTTCCCAATCATCTTAAAAGTTGGTTGTTGGATTTATTAGCATGCTCTGACCCTGCATTCCCTACGAAAGATTCAATTCTTCCTTATTCTGAGCTTTCAAGAACATATTCTAAGATGTGCAGTGAGGCTGCGCAGTTATTACGCGCCATTGAATCATCGGGTATGTTCGATAATTTTTTATCAACTACAAAATTTGAATTGGAACGCTTGAGTGCTGATGATGCAATAAATCTTgcatcaaaaattccaaccTTGTCTGATGATAAGGTTGGCAATGATACTTTGGGAAGACATGTCGATGAGGTGGAATCAGCAAAACAACGACTTCTGACAACTTCAGGGTATTTAAAATGTGTTCAG AATAATCTGCATGTTTCTGTCTCTGCTTTAGTTGCTGCTTCAGTAGTTTGGATGTCAGAGCTTCCTGCACGCCTCAATCCTGTGATTTTGCCTCTTATGGCTTCGGTTAGAAGAGAACAG GAGGAGAAACTACAAGAGAAAGCAGCTGAGGCACTTGCCgagcttatttttcattgtatttCACGGAAGCCTAACCCAAATGATAAGTTAATAAAGAATATATGTAGTTTGACATGCATGGATCCTTGTGAGACACCACAAGCAGCTGTTATTAGTTCCATGGAGACTATTGATGATCAGGATCTCCTCTCCTATGGGACTGGTACTGGTAAACAGAAATCAAGGGCTCAGATGCTGGCTGGAGGTGAAGACCGGTCAAAAGTTGAGGGCTTTATTAGCAGACGAGGGTCTGAACTTGCATTGAGGCATCTATGTAAGAAGTTTGGTGCTTCATTATTTGACAAGCTTccaaaaatgtgggattgtctCACAGAAGTTCTGACTGAAGATGAGAAGCAAATTACCAAAACTATTGGCGCTGTTAAGGATCCTCAGATcttgataaataatatccag GTCGTACGCGCTATTGCTCCCTTGCTGGATGATGCACTGAAACCAAAGCTGCTCACCCTTCTCCCATGCCTTTTCAATTGCATTCGCCATTCCCATGTTGCTGTTAGATTAGCTTCTTCAAGGTGTATTACTTCAATGGCCAAGTCAATGACAGTACTTGTGATGGGAGCTGTAGTTGAAAATTCCATTCATATGTTAGGCGATTCAACTTCTGCTAGTGCCAGACAAGGTGCTGGAATGCTTATTAGCATGCTTGTGCAGGGGCTGGGTGTTGAGCTGGTTCCCTATGCTCCTTTTTTAGTTGTTCCTCTTCTAAGGTGTATGAGTGATTGTGATCAATCTGTCAGACAGAGCGTAACACATAGTTTTGCTGCTCTTGTTCCTCTTCTTCCACTAGCAAGAGGCCTACCCCCACCTGCTGGACTGAGTGAGAGTTTCTCTAGGAGTGCGGAAGATGCACAGTTTCTTGAGCAATTACTTGACAATTCCCATATTGATGATTACAAACTTTTTACTGACTTGAAAGTGACATTGAGGAG GTATCAACAAGAAGGTATAAATTGGTTGGCTTTTCTAAAACGTTTTAAACTTCATGGAATTTTATGTGATGATATGGGGCTTGGTAAGACACTTCAGGCATCAGCTATTGTGGCGTCTGATATAGTTGAGCATCGTAGTTCGAATAACAGTGAGGGCATTTCACCATCTTTAATTATTTGCCCATCGACACTTGTTGGACACTGGGCATTCGAGATAGAGAAGTACATTGATGTTTCCGTAATCTCTACTCTTCAATATGTTGGTTCTGCTCAAGAGCGCATTTCTCTTCGAGAACAGTTTAATAAGCATAATGTGGTAATAACATCATATGATGTGGTCCGTAAAGACTCTGATTATCTTGGAAAGCTTATGTGGAATTACTGTATATTAGATGAAGGACACATCATCAAGAAtgcaaaatctaaaattacactTGCAGTAAAGCAGTTGAAAGCCCAACACCGCTTGATACTGAGTGGAACACCAATCCAG AATAATATCATGGATTTGTGGTCCCTTTTCGATTTTCTAATGCCAGGGTTTCTCGGAACAGAGAGACAG TTCCAAGCCACATATGGAAAACCGCTAGTAGCAGCTAAGGATCCTAAATGTTCTGCCAAGGATGCTGAAGCTGGGGCACTGGCCATGGAAGCATTGCATAAGCAG GTTATGCCCTTCCTCCTTCGTCGAACCAAAGATGAAGTCTTGTCTGATCTGCCAGAGAAAATTATTCAGGACAGATACTGTGACCTGAGCCATGTACAATTAAAATTGTACGAGCAATTTTCTGGTTCAGATGTTAGACAAGAAATCTCAAGCATGGTAAAAGTTAATGAGTCTGCAGATACAGGAGAAGCGAGTGGTGTTTCATCTAAGGCATCTTCACATGTTTTCCAG GCACTTCAATATTTGCTAAAACTATGTGGTCATCCGTTGCTTGTTCTTGGAGAAAAGATTCCAGATTCAGTTGCTTGCTGTTTGTCCGAGCTGTTACCTGCAGGTTCTGACATTATATCAGAATTGCATAAGCTTTGCCACTCTCCCAAACTGGTTGCACTTCAAGAGATTCTGGAAGAGTGTGGGATAGGTGTTGATGCTCCTAATTCTGAATCTTCTGTGAATGTTGGCCAGCATAGAGTTTTAATATTTGCTCAGCATAAA GCCTTTTTGGACATAATTGAAAGAGACTTGTTTCAAACCCATATGAAGAG TCTGACTTACCTGCGACTGGATGGATCAGTTGAACCTGAAAGACGTTTTGAAATTGTTAAAGCTTTTAATTCAGATCCTACAATTGATGCCTTGTTGCTCACAACACATG TTGGTGGGCTTGGCTTGAACCTGACATCTGCAGATACCCTCGTTTTTATGGAACATGACTGGAATCCAATGCGAGACCACCAG GCAATGGATAGAGCACACAGGTTGGGTCAGAAAAAAGTTGTTAACGTCCATCGTCTAATAATGCGTGGCACCCTTGAAGAGAAAGTTATGAGCCTGCAAAAGTTTAAGCTTTCAGTAGCTAATGCAGTCATTAATTCAGAAAATGCCAGTATGAAGACAATGAATACAGACCAGTTGCTTGATCTCTTTGCGTCTGCAGAAACCTCTAGAAAG